The Pseudomonas sp. PDM14 genomic interval GGCGTAGCGCAGGGCCAGACGCCAGCGTTGCAGCACGCGCGTGGTCTGCCAGCCGAGCAGCGGGCGGATGCCCTCCTGCGGCCACAGCCAAACGCATAGCAGGCCGGCCAGCACGCCCGTGGGCACGTCGATGAAGTGGTGTTGCCAGGTGGTCAGCACCGAAATCCCGATCAGCGCCATCCAGCCATGCATCAGGCCGCGCAACAGCAGGCCGCGGGTGTGCTGGGCGAACATCACCCAGATCACCACCAGCAGCGCGATGTGCAGCGAAGGCGCCTGGTTGAAGGGCTTGTCGAAGCCCATCAGCACATCGAACATCCAGCCGAAGGCGCCGCTCAGCTCCGGGCGCTCGAAGGTGAAGCGCAGCGGCCAGAGCAGGAAGCAGGCAACGCAGATCAGTTGGGCGCTGAGCAGGCGCAGGGCGTGGCGATCCATCTCGCGTCGGCTGCTGGGCAGCAGGAAGGACAGGCCGTAGAGCAGGTCGATCGACCAATAGGGCACGATGGTCCAAGGCCACAGCGGCGTCTGGCTCTCCCAGGCGAAGACCAGGCTGCCGACGTCGCTGCGCTGCTGGGTCAGCCAGTTGGCGAAACCGTAGCTGGCGAAAAACAGCGGGCCGAGCAACAGCAGCCAGAGCACCCCACGCTTCCACAACCCGGTTTCTCGTGCAGTGGAGTCGCTGTTCATCAGGACACCCGCTGCGCCAGGGAGACGCTGAAGATGCCCCACTCGTCGATGCGTTGGGTGATCTTGCGAAAGCCTGCGGCCTCGACCAACTGATCCATTTCCGCCTGGCTGCGGCGGCGCATGACCCAGGGCTGGCCGTCACGGTGGCTGGTCAGCGCACGGGCGATCAGCTCCAGTTGCGGGTGCCACGGCTGGCCGGTGTAGACCAGGTAACCGCCCTCTTCCACCGCGGCGGCCAGGCCGGCCAGCGAATCGCCGACCATCTGGTTGCTGCCGAACAGCTCGTAGAGGCCGGAGACCACCGCCAGCGTCGGCTTCGGCTCCAGGGCAGCGAGATCGGCCTTGTCGAAGGCATCGCCTTTGACGAAGCGGGCGATGGCGCCAAGGCCTTTCTGTTCGATCAGCGCGGCGCCGTCGCGCACATTGATGTCGCTGTAGTCGCGCAGCAGGATGGCGTCCGGCTTGTGCTCGAGGCCGTCGAGGGATTCGAGGATGTAGCGGCCGTGACCGGCGGCGATGTCGACGATGCGCACGGCCTTGCTCTGTTCGCGCAGATTGGCCATGGCCAGGCGCAGCAGCTCTTCGGCGTGCACCTTGCGCTGACGAATGCCGCGCCAGCCGATGGAGTTCAGGTAGTTCTGGTCGATCAGCCGGCCCAGTGCGCCCTTGCCGCTGGGATGGTTGCGGTAGACGTAGTCCAGCGTGCTGCCGGAGTCGAAGCCGGTGGCGAAGCCCAGTTTGACGCCGTCGGCCAGACCGCTGCCGAGCTTGAGGCCGGCGCGGGTGCTGCGCCAGTAGAGGTCGGCGAGGGAGTTCTTCGGCAGCGGCGCGGCCAGCGTTTCCGATTCGGCGCAGGTCAGGCCGAGACGGTCGGCATCCAGCAGCGAAGGGCGGCTGAGCGGTTCCTCGAAGTTGCGCAGGATAAAGCGCCGCGCACGGACCAGGGCATGGGCGCGGTCGCGCTCGCCCAGGGTGTCGTGGAAGAAGCCGGGCAGGATGTGTTTCTCCTTGCGCAGGCTGCCCAGGCGTTCGAAGAACTGTTCCTGCGGTTTACGGTGGACGACGAAGTCGGCCCCGGAGATCAGCAGCTGCGTGGGGATCTGGATCGCCTGGGCGTCAGCCACCACGCGGTCGGCTGCTTCGTAGAGGCCGAGCAGCATGTTCACCGAGATCGGTCGTGTGATCAGCGGGTCGTTCTCGA includes:
- a CDS encoding phosphatase PAP2/dual specificity phosphatase family protein — translated: MNSDSTARETGLWKRGVLWLLLLGPLFFASYGFANWLTQQRSDVGSLVFAWESQTPLWPWTIVPYWSIDLLYGLSFLLPSSRREMDRHALRLLSAQLICVACFLLWPLRFTFERPELSGAFGWMFDVLMGFDKPFNQAPSLHIALLVVIWVMFAQHTRGLLLRGLMHGWMALIGISVLTTWQHHFIDVPTGVLAGLLCVWLWPQEGIRPLLGWQTTRVLQRWRLALRYAFGAALCSALAVSLGGFALWLLWPATALLLVALNYLGVGQAGFQKQADGRLTLAARWLFAPYLLGAWINSRLWTRRHPHAGEVVAGIWLGRLPRAQEAWQYPALLDLCAELPMDSSGQSTYRSLPLLDLLPPTAEDCQRAAHAIEALREHGPLLVCCALGYSRSACAIAAWLLQYGGCQSVDDALLRIRQARPQIVLGDEHRQALTLMQRLPDSQPIIREVVHGL
- a CDS encoding bifunctional alpha/beta hydrolase/class I SAM-dependent methyltransferase, with the translated sequence MREAQNLVFTTHDGVELLYRHWPATTADIRTPRRAVVMFHRGHEHGGRMAHLVDELDLADFDFYAWDARGHGLSPGARGDSPSFATSVRDVQTFIDHIATRHGIAVEDMAVLAQSVGAVVVSTWAHDYAPKIRALVLASPAFKVKLYVPFARPGLKLMRAWRGNFFVNSYVKARFLSHDPARIASFENDPLITRPISVNMLLGLYEAADRVVADAQAIQIPTQLLISGADFVVHRKPQEQFFERLGSLRKEKHILPGFFHDTLGERDRAHALVRARRFILRNFEEPLSRPSLLDADRLGLTCAESETLAAPLPKNSLADLYWRSTRAGLKLGSGLADGVKLGFATGFDSGSTLDYVYRNHPSGKGALGRLIDQNYLNSIGWRGIRQRKVHAEELLRLAMANLREQSKAVRIVDIAAGHGRYILESLDGLEHKPDAILLRDYSDINVRDGAALIEQKGLGAIARFVKGDAFDKADLAALEPKPTLAVVSGLYELFGSNQMVGDSLAGLAAAVEEGGYLVYTGQPWHPQLELIARALTSHRDGQPWVMRRRSQAEMDQLVEAAGFRKITQRIDEWGIFSVSLAQRVS